The genomic segment AGCGGTAACTTTACCCTCTAAGGATAGTAGTACAGGTCTTATTTCAGGATATTTTTTTAGTATTTCTTCCCGTACTATAGGAACTGCATAATAAGGTGGAAATAATTTTTTATCGTCTTTTAAAAGTTTTAGATCGAATCTTTGAAGCAAACCATCAGTAGTAAATGCATCTGTAACTTGAGTTTCATTATTTTGAAGTGCTGTATAGCGAAGTCCGCCATCTATACCTTTTACATTTTTAAACTCTAAATTGTATAGTTTTTGTAATCCAAGATAACCATCCATTCTGCTTGCAAATTCCATGGTGCATCCTAAATCAAAATCTTTGCTAACTTTTGCTAAATCTGAAATAGTATTTAAATTATATTTTTTAGCAAGATCTTGCTTTAGCGCTAACTCATATGTATTATTGAAACCTAATGGTTTTAACCATTCTACATTGTAATCCTTTTTAAAACCATCTTTAACTATGTTGTAAACTTTGTCAGGATCGCTTATAGAATCTTTTTTCATTATATTTACGAGGGCCACACCTGTGTATTCTACATAGATGTCTATAGCACCTGATTTTATAGCATTAAGCGTTACAATGGACCCACCTAAATTCATTTTTCTTTCAACTTTATAGTCTGTATTACTTTCTATTAAAGAGGCTACCATATTTCCAAGTATTAATTGTTCGCTATAGTTTTTAGAACCTACAACTATTGTATCCTTACTTGTAAAGAAACTTGTAAATACTGAGGATAAAATGATTATAAGAACTAATGCTGAAGTTCCGATTTTAAATCTTTTGCTGTCAAAGATAGTATTAGTTTTTAGTGTTTTTGTGCCTTGAGAAATCTTTATTCCTTCCGGAATTACTATAGTTTCTACCTTGCCTATAATAAAGTCTAGAAAAATAGCAAGAAAACAAGCAGGAAGGGCCCCCGCTAGGATCATATTATTGTTAACAGTTGAAACGCCTGTAAAGACTAAGGAGCCTAAACCGCCAGCTCCTACAAAAGCGGCTATTGTCATAAGTCCTACTGCTGTAACTGAAGATATTCTAATACCCGACATAATAATCGGCATAGCTAGTGGAAAACGAACCTTGAGTAGTACCTGAGTATTGGTAAGTCCCATACCGTCAGCTGCTTCGATAAGTGAAGGATTTATGTTAGTTAGTCCTGTAAATGTATTTTTTAGAATTGGTAGAAGAGAATACATAACTACCATAATAATTGCTGGTTTGCTGCCGATACCAATTATAGGTATTAAAAACCCGAGCAATGCGAGACTTGGTATTGATTGAACTAAATTTGTAAAACCAATGACAGGACCCGAGAGGTTTCTATACCTAACTATAAGTATTCCAAGAGGCACTGCTATTAACACAGCCATCAATATTGCAAATATAGTCAGTTGAATATGTTGTATAAATAAATTGAATATTTCAGCTTGTCTACTTATTACGAAATTTATAAAGGAATTTATACTATTCATTAACAGTTACCTCCATATCTATGAATTGATCTCTTAATGTATATAAAATTACATAATATCCCTTAATCAAATTAAAACCCCCCAATTTATTGCAAAAGCAACAACTTTATCATATCATTGGGTTGTTACTTTGTAAAGAATGGGCTAATCTATAAAATTTGCTAGTATGTTGAAATTACTAGTATATTATTAAAGATTATTTATTTAATTTAGTGAAAATTCAACCAAAAATCAATCCCTTACATCTGCGATGTAAGGGATTTTTGAGTTTTATTTTTTATAAAGAAAGAGCTTAATTCTATAATAGCTAGTTTCATCACAGATTACCACAAATATGTCATTATCTTCAAATATAGTTTGTGGCCCGGGGGAAAGTATTAATTTTTCATCTCGTCTTATACCAATTATTGTTGCTCCTGTATTTTGCCAAAATTCAGCTTCAGATATAGTTTTACCTACGACACTCATTTCAGAATGTATTTCAAACTCAAAGGGTATGAAAGGGTTACTATTTTTAAATCTGCTAGAATAATCTATTAGTTCATCGATAGAAGACTCTATATTTTTATCTAATTCTTTTTTCTTTTCAAGTAAATCAACAACTTCTTTTTTTAGAGAAGTTATAGAATCTATATCTTTGAAATTATGGATGAATTCCAAACAATTATCTACTGAGTTTATGACTATTCCGCTACCTTTTGTTACTTTAACTATATCCATGTCGCTAAGAAGAGTTATTGATCTTCTTATAGTCTCTGGCGATACGTTATATTGGCTTGCAAGTGAAGAGCGACCGTATAGCTTATCGCCTATAGGAAGATCTCCAGATAGAATTCTATTAGCAATATCAATAGCTATTTTTTTATAAACAGGTTTTAAAACAGAGCCATTTGGCATTTTGGTTTTATCAAAAGTAATATTCAACTTTTGATAAATTCCCCCCTTCCAAGGTATAATATTTTGTTAAATCAAGTATGTAATATTATTGCTTTTCTTAATCAAGTATAAATTAATACCTTTATAATGTAAATAGAGGATTACTTCTTATTAGGGAGGGGTGCTTCTTCTTAGGGGAAATTGCTTCTTCTTAGGGAAGATTACTTCTTCTTAGGGAAAGTTAATGCTTAAATTATAAAAATAAAAAATATAGGATAGAGAGTAAATATTTTTTACTCTCTATCCTATACGTATCATGCTATATTTAATAATACACTTTGGTAGTTTTTATTTATTATATTAAGTAAGGTAAAAATAACGTTGCAAGCCCAAGAAAGAAGAGGAAACCTAAAATGTCAGTTACTGTAGTAACAAATACAGCAGAAGCAAGTGCTGGGTCAATATTGATTTTTTTTAGTATAACTGGTACTGCAAAACCGGCTATGGTTGCTGCCATCATGTTTAACAACATAGATAAACCAATAACTATCCCAAAAACAATATTCTTTTCCCAAAAGCAGCCTAATAGAGCTACTGCAATACCAACTGCAACACCTGTACATAGACCTACACCGAATTCCTTTAATAATATTTTCTTGGAATTTTTAGCGTCTATTTCTCCGAGGGCTATGCTTCGAATAATAATAGTTAGCGTTTGTGTACCTACATTACCGCCCATACCTGCAACTATTGGCATGAAGACGGCCAAGGCTACAACCTTTTGAATGGTGCCTTCAAAAAAACTAACGGTTGAAGCGGCAAGGATTGCAGTTATTAGATTTACAAATAGCCAGGGCAATCTACTGCAGATGGAAGATTTAAGAGAACCGGTAACCTTTTCATCTCCTTTTAAACCCGCGAGACGATATAGATCCTCAGTATGTTCATCGCTAAGAATTCCCATTATATCATCTGAAGTTATTATTCCTAAAATATGCATATCTTCATCGACTACGGGCATAGTTAAAAACCCGTATTTTTCGAAAATGTGCCCAACTTCTTCTTGATCCATATCAACAGGGACGCTCATGGCATTACTATTCATGATATCTGAAATTTTCACATCAAAGTTGCTTAGTACTATGTCTTTTAAGGATATAACTCCTTTTAAAAGATCGTTTTCGCCTATTACATATATATAATAAGAAGTTTCCGCTTCTGTAGCTTCCTTTTGAAGATAATTTAAGGTCTCACCTATAGTCATATTTTCTTTTACACTGATAAACTCAGTGGCCATAATACCACCCGCACTGTCTGGAGAGTAGGTTAACAATGCGTTGACTTCGTCAACATCTTCTTTATTCATTTTTTTCATGATGCTTTTAGCTTCATCTTCCGAAACAGCTTCTAATAAATCTACTAATTCATCTGATGACATTTCATGTATGATTTTTTTTTGAATGATGGTGGAATGAATGGATAAGAGGTCATATTTCTCCTCATCTTCTGCATCATCAATAATGTTTGCAATCACATTTGGAGATAGTTTTTGAAATAAATTTATTTTATCTCCATCATATTGCCTAATAACTACTAGAATATCAGCAGGATGAATGAACTGAATAAGTTTATTTATTTCATCTATAGTTTCGGTTAACAAAAATTCAGTTAGTTCTTTTTGGTTTAATCTATGAGACATAATCTCCCTCCTAACTTTTATTTAGAGGAAGAAGGTTCGCTAATAAAATAAGGTTTGCAAGAAAAGTGCATAATTAGGTCAAAGCGCTAGTATAAATGAATTCTTCCTCTATAATAATATTAAATTTTATATAGTAATTCCTCGGTATGGGGCCAGAATCCATTGATAGTACCTCCAATAAAAATAGCTTTTTAGTATAATACGGAAAAGCTTATATATTTGTTCAAATTATTATATGATGGTAGCACTGCATTGTCAACCGTATAGAAATAATTTGATTAACAATAAAGTTACAACTAATAGAAGTTGTTGTGTTAAAATAATATATAAGATTGTATTATTTAATAATAAGTTTTTATGAGAGGAGAATTTAGTTAATGGCTATTTTAGTATGTGGTGGAGCGGGGTACATTGGAAGTCATATGGTCGCTGAGCTCTTAGAAAAAGGTGAAGAGGTAGTTGTTTTAGACAATTTCCAAAAGGGACATCATGATGCGCTACTTGGTGGAAAGCTTTACTGTGGAGATTTAAGAGACGATGAAATACTTAATAAGGTTTTTACAGAGAATACTATAGATGCAGTTATAGATTTTGCAGCAGATTCATTGGTAGGGGAAAGTGTTACAGAACCTCTAAAGTATTTTGAAAATAACATAGGATCTACTATAAATTTACTTAAGGCTATGAGAGATCATAAGGTTAAATATATAGTTTTCTCATCAACTGCAGCAACCTAC from the Clostridium sp. CM027 genome contains:
- the mgtE gene encoding magnesium transporter translates to MSHRLNQKELTEFLLTETIDEINKLIQFIHPADILVVIRQYDGDKINLFQKLSPNVIANIIDDAEDEEKYDLLSIHSTIIQKKIIHEMSSDELVDLLEAVSEDEAKSIMKKMNKEDVDEVNALLTYSPDSAGGIMATEFISVKENMTIGETLNYLQKEATEAETSYYIYVIGENDLLKGVISLKDIVLSNFDVKISDIMNSNAMSVPVDMDQEEVGHIFEKYGFLTMPVVDEDMHILGIITSDDIMGILSDEHTEDLYRLAGLKGDEKVTGSLKSSICSRLPWLFVNLITAILAASTVSFFEGTIQKVVALAVFMPIVAGMGGNVGTQTLTIIIRSIALGEIDAKNSKKILLKEFGVGLCTGVAVGIAVALLGCFWEKNIVFGIVIGLSMLLNMMAATIAGFAVPVILKKINIDPALASAVFVTTVTDILGFLFFLGLATLFLPYLI
- a CDS encoding TrkA C-terminal domain-containing protein, which encodes MPNGSVLKPVYKKIAIDIANRILSGDLPIGDKLYGRSSLASQYNVSPETIRRSITLLSDMDIVKVTKGSGIVINSVDNCLEFIHNFKDIDSITSLKKEVVDLLEKKKELDKNIESSIDELIDYSSRFKNSNPFIPFEFEIHSEMSVVGKTISEAEFWQNTGATIIGIRRDEKLILSPGPQTIFEDNDIFVVICDETSYYRIKLFLYKK
- a CDS encoding glycine betaine ABC transporter substrate-binding protein → MNSINSFINFVISRQAEIFNLFIQHIQLTIFAILMAVLIAVPLGILIVRYRNLSGPVIGFTNLVQSIPSLALLGFLIPIIGIGSKPAIIMVVMYSLLPILKNTFTGLTNINPSLIEAADGMGLTNTQVLLKVRFPLAMPIIMSGIRISSVTAVGLMTIAAFVGAGGLGSLVFTGVSTVNNNMILAGALPACFLAIFLDFIIGKVETIVIPEGIKISQGTKTLKTNTIFDSKRFKIGTSALVLIIILSSVFTSFFTSKDTIVVGSKNYSEQLILGNMVASLIESNTDYKVERKMNLGGSIVTLNAIKSGAIDIYVEYTGVALVNIMKKDSISDPDKVYNIVKDGFKKDYNVEWLKPLGFNNTYELALKQDLAKKYNLNTISDLAKVSKDFDLGCTMEFASRMDGYLGLQKLYNLEFKNVKGIDGGLRYTALQNNETQVTDAFTTDGLLQRFDLKLLKDDKKLFPPYYAVPIVREEILKKYPEIRPVLLSLEGKVTAKDMQKLNYRVDNGEDPRTVAEDFLKSKKLMD